The Herbaspirillum sp. DW155 genomic interval CGATGTGCTCATCGATCTTGTGGATGCTGTCATTGGGCGGACCGAACTCAATCACCTGCGGGCAGATCTGGGCGATGAAGCGGCCGTCGGAGGTGCCGCCGGTGGTCGACAGTTCGGTGTCGAGTCCGGTCTCGTCCTTGATCGCCCTGGACAGCGCATCCGAGAGATCGCCGCGCGGGGTCAGGAAGGGCAGGCCGCCGACGGTCCACTTCAGCTCGTATTCCAGGCCGTGCTTGTCGAGGATGGCATGCACGCGCTGCTGCAGACCTTCCACGGTGCTGGCGGTGGAGAAGCGGAAGTTGAAGTCGATTACCACTTCGCCCGGAATCACGTTGGAGGCACCTGTGCCGCCGTGGATATTGGAGATCTGCCAGGAAGTCGGCAGATAGTATTCATTGCCCGCGTCCCACTGTTCGGCCACCAGCTCCGCCAGTGCCGGTGCGGCCTGGTGGATGGGGTTGCGCGCCAGCTGCGGATAGGCGATATGGCCCTGGATGCCCTTGACGGTCAGCTTGCCCGACATGGTGCCGCGGCGGCCGTTCTTGATCATGTCGCCCAGGGTCTTGGCCGAGGTCGGTTCGCCGACGATACAGTAATCCAGTTGTTCGCCACGCGCCTTGAGGGCATTGCAGACGACGACCGTGCCATCGGTGGCTGGACCTTCTTCATCGCTGGTGATGAGGAAACCAATCGAACCCCTGTGGTCCGGATGGGCCGCCGTGAACTCTTCGCAAGCCACCACCATGGCGGCAATCGAGGTCTTCATGTCGGAGGCGCCACGGCCATACAGGCGGCCGTCGCGCAGGGTCGGCTGGAAGGGATGCGACTGCCATTTTTCCAGCGGACCGGTCGGCACCACGTCGGTATGGCCGGCAAAGACCACCAGCGGCTGGGCCGTTCCCTTGCGCGCCCACAGGTTGGTGACGTCGCCCGACTGGATGGTCTCGCAAACGAAGCCCAGCGGCGTGAGCAATTCCGCCAGCCTGGCCTGGCAGCCTTTGTCTTCGGGGGTGACGGAAGAAAGGGACATCAATTCCTGGGTCAGGGCCAGCGT includes:
- the dapE gene encoding succinyl-diaminopimelate desuccinylase, coding for MSKTLALTQELMSLSSVTPEDKGCQARLAELLTPLGFVCETIQSGDVTNLWARKGTAQPLVVFAGHTDVVPTGPLEKWQSHPFQPTLRDGRLYGRGASDMKTSIAAMVVACEEFTAAHPDHRGSIGFLITSDEEGPATDGTVVVCNALKARGEQLDYCIVGEPTSAKTLGDMIKNGRRGTMSGKLTVKGIQGHIAYPQLARNPIHQAAPALAELVAEQWDAGNEYYLPTSWQISNIHGGTGASNVIPGEVVIDFNFRFSTASTVEGLQQRVHAILDKHGLEYELKWTVGGLPFLTPRGDLSDALSRAIKDETGLDTELSTTGGTSDGRFIAQICPQVIEFGPPNDSIHKIDEHIEVRYIDPLKNIYRKTLENLLA